A genomic stretch from Colwellia sp. Arc7-635 includes:
- a CDS encoding isovaleryl-CoA dehydrogenase, whose product MISTFSSMNFNLGETVDMIRTTVNAFSRDEIAPRAEQIDKDNEFPMDLWRKFGDLGLLGMTVDEQYGGSGLGYLEHMVAMQEISRASASVGLSYGAMSNLCLNQLNKNGSHEQKEKYLPKLCTGEHIGALAMSEPNAGSDVVSMKLSAKKQGDKYILNGNKMWITNGPDAHVFIIYAKTDTSAGSKGITAFIVERDYPGFSRHQKLDKLGMRGSNTCELVFQDCEVPAENILGEEGKGVRVLMSGLDYERLVLTGGPLGIMDACMDLVVPYIHDRKQFGQAIGEFQLIQGKIADMYTQMNAAKSYAYLCAMAADRGETTRKDAAGVILYSAELATKMALDAIQLLGGNGYINEFPAGRLLRDAKLYEIGAGTSEIRRMLIGRELFNESV is encoded by the coding sequence ATGATTTCTACTTTCTCATCAATGAATTTTAACCTCGGTGAAACCGTTGACATGATCCGCACGACAGTTAACGCTTTTTCTCGTGATGAAATTGCCCCTCGTGCAGAACAAATAGATAAAGACAATGAATTTCCAATGGACTTATGGCGCAAATTTGGCGATTTAGGTTTACTCGGCATGACGGTTGATGAGCAATACGGTGGCTCTGGTTTAGGTTACTTAGAACACATGGTGGCTATGCAAGAAATTTCACGTGCTTCTGCCTCTGTAGGTTTAAGTTACGGCGCTATGTCTAACCTTTGTTTAAACCAATTAAACAAAAATGGTAGCCACGAGCAAAAAGAAAAGTACTTACCAAAACTTTGTACAGGTGAACATATTGGCGCACTTGCTATGTCTGAGCCAAATGCTGGTTCTGATGTTGTTAGCATGAAACTGTCGGCTAAAAAGCAAGGCGACAAGTACATTCTGAACGGCAACAAGATGTGGATCACGAACGGTCCTGACGCGCATGTATTTATCATTTATGCAAAAACAGATACTAGCGCCGGCTCCAAAGGTATTACTGCCTTTATCGTTGAACGCGACTATCCTGGCTTTTCACGTCATCAAAAACTAGACAAATTAGGTATGCGCGGCTCTAACACTTGTGAATTAGTTTTCCAAGATTGTGAAGTGCCTGCTGAAAATATTTTAGGTGAAGAAGGCAAAGGCGTTCGCGTATTAATGTCAGGTTTAGATTACGAACGTTTAGTACTAACGGGTGGCCCATTAGGCATTATGGATGCTTGTATGGACCTAGTTGTGCCTTACATTCATGACAGAAAACAATTTGGCCAAGCTATTGGTGAGTTTCAATTGATTCAAGGCAAAATTGCCGACATGTACACGCAAATGAATGCCGCTAAATCTTATGCTTATTTGTGTGCTATGGCAGCAGATCGCGGTGAAACAACCCGTAAAGATGCCGCTGGCGTTATTTTGTATTCAGCAGAGCTTGCAACAAAAATGGCCTTAGACGCGATTCAATTACTTGGTGGTAATGGTTACATTAATGAATTTCCAGCCGGTCGTTTATTACGTGACGCTAAGTTATATGAAATTGGTGCTGGTACGTCAGAAATTCGTCGTATGTTAATAGGTCGTGAGTTGTTCAACGAATCAGTTTAA
- a CDS encoding carboxyl transferase domain-containing protein: protein MAKIISKINPRSPEFIENAAHMQLQVDDLKVKLEEIKLGGGERSRERHLSRGKLLPRDRVYALLDPGSAFLELSQLAAYQVYDDNVPAAGIITGIGRVGGQECIIVANDATVKGGTYYPLTVKKHLRAQTIAQENNLPCIYLVDSGGANLPNQDDVFPDREHFGRIFFNQANMSAQSIPQIAVVMGSCTAGGAYVPAMADESIIVKEQGTIFLAGPPLVKAATGEVVSAEDLGGADVHCRTSGVADHMAQNDHHALEIARSAIGNLNRVKPVQMAIKAVVEPAYATEEVYGIVPKDARQPFDVREIIARVVDGSEFDEFKALYGTTLVCGFARIYGYQVGIVANNGILFGESAQKGAHFIELCAQRKIPLVFLQNITGFMVGKQYEAGGIAKHGAKMVTAVATAQVPKFTILIGGSFGAGNYGMCGRAYDPRFLFMWPNSRISVMGGEQAAGVLAQVKRDQKEKRGEQWSEQEEADFKQPIIDDYEHQGHPYYASARLWDDGVIDPADTRQVLGLAISASLNKTIEETKFGLFRM, encoded by the coding sequence GTGGCTAAGATAATATCGAAAATTAATCCCCGCAGCCCTGAGTTCATCGAAAATGCTGCCCATATGCAACTTCAAGTTGATGACTTAAAAGTTAAACTCGAAGAAATAAAGCTCGGTGGTGGTGAACGTAGCCGCGAACGCCATTTATCTCGTGGTAAATTATTACCCAGAGATCGCGTTTATGCCCTACTTGACCCTGGCTCGGCATTTCTTGAATTATCACAATTAGCCGCTTACCAAGTTTACGATGATAACGTCCCTGCTGCCGGCATTATTACCGGTATTGGCCGTGTTGGTGGACAAGAATGTATTATTGTTGCCAACGATGCCACCGTTAAAGGCGGTACTTATTACCCGCTTACCGTTAAAAAGCATTTACGTGCCCAAACCATCGCGCAAGAAAACAACTTACCTTGTATCTACTTAGTTGATTCCGGTGGTGCAAATTTACCGAACCAAGATGATGTTTTTCCTGATAGAGAGCATTTTGGTCGTATTTTTTTCAATCAAGCCAATATGTCAGCGCAAAGTATTCCACAAATTGCTGTAGTGATGGGCTCATGTACCGCGGGTGGTGCTTATGTTCCAGCCATGGCTGATGAATCTATTATTGTTAAAGAACAAGGCACAATATTTCTTGCCGGTCCGCCGTTAGTTAAAGCCGCGACCGGTGAAGTGGTTAGCGCTGAAGACCTAGGCGGCGCAGATGTCCATTGTCGCACTTCGGGTGTTGCCGATCACATGGCGCAAAATGATCACCATGCATTAGAAATTGCTCGCAGTGCGATTGGTAATTTAAATCGTGTTAAGCCGGTACAAATGGCCATTAAAGCAGTGGTTGAACCGGCATATGCCACCGAAGAAGTTTATGGCATCGTACCAAAAGATGCTCGCCAACCTTTTGATGTGCGTGAAATTATCGCGCGCGTGGTTGATGGCAGTGAATTTGACGAATTTAAAGCACTTTATGGCACAACATTGGTATGTGGCTTTGCTCGTATCTACGGTTATCAAGTAGGCATTGTCGCTAATAATGGGATTTTATTTGGTGAATCAGCGCAAAAAGGTGCTCATTTTATTGAGCTTTGTGCTCAACGCAAAATTCCTTTAGTGTTTTTACAAAACATCACTGGTTTCATGGTAGGTAAACAATATGAAGCCGGTGGTATCGCTAAGCATGGCGCTAAAATGGTTACCGCCGTTGCAACGGCGCAAGTACCTAAATTTACCATTTTAATTGGTGGTAGTTTTGGTGCCGGTAACTACGGCATGTGTGGTAGAGCTTACGACCCTCGTTTTCTATTTATGTGGCCAAACTCACGCATCTCTGTGATGGGCGGCGAACAAGCAGCGGGCGTATTAGCGCAAGTTAAACGTGATCAAAAAGAAAAGCGTGGCGAGCAATGGAGCGAGCAAGAAGAAGCAGACTTCAAGCAACCGATTATTGATGACTACGAGCACCAAGGCCACCCTTATTATGCTTCAGCCCGTTTATGGGATGACGGTGTTATCGACCCAGCTGATACACGCCAAGTACTTGGCTTAGCCATCTCTGCATCACTTAACAAAACCATTGAAGAGACCAAATTTGGTCTGTTTAGAATGTAA
- a CDS encoding enoyl-CoA hydratase/isomerase family protein: MISYLDIKSPSEHVLFNVDSGGVATVTMNNPDKHNAFDDSIIFALNHLFQAIAKCDDINVMVLASTGKSFSAGADLGWMKRMASYSYEENLSDANALAQMLKNLNFLPQPTIAKVQGAAFGGAVGLASCCDIVLASDKASFCLSEVKLGLIPATISPYVVNAIGQKASRRYFQTAERFFSDKAQQLGLVDEIFSLTDLDAGVNAMVNTLLANGPVAVRQAKQLTFDVAYQDIDEALISTTSERIAAIRVSSEGQEGLTAFFEKRQPAWQANVEKPTTSTNKGEG; this comes from the coding sequence ATGATTTCATATCTCGATATTAAAAGTCCTAGTGAACACGTGTTGTTCAATGTTGACAGTGGCGGCGTAGCTACCGTTACCATGAATAATCCTGATAAGCATAATGCCTTTGATGACAGTATTATTTTTGCGTTAAATCATTTATTTCAAGCAATAGCTAAGTGCGATGACATCAACGTTATGGTGCTAGCATCAACCGGAAAAAGCTTTTCTGCCGGCGCAGATTTAGGTTGGATGAAGCGTATGGCATCTTACTCTTATGAAGAGAACTTGTCAGACGCAAACGCCCTTGCGCAAATGTTAAAAAATCTTAACTTTTTACCGCAACCGACCATCGCGAAAGTACAAGGTGCGGCCTTTGGCGGCGCGGTTGGGCTCGCCAGTTGTTGCGACATTGTACTGGCCAGTGATAAAGCCAGTTTTTGTTTAAGTGAAGTAAAGCTTGGTTTGATCCCAGCGACAATCAGCCCTTATGTAGTTAATGCCATAGGGCAAAAAGCCAGTCGACGTTACTTTCAAACCGCAGAACGATTTTTTTCTGACAAAGCGCAACAGCTGGGTTTAGTCGACGAAATTTTTTCACTGACCGATTTAGATGCGGGCGTGAACGCTATGGTAAATACACTATTAGCTAATGGGCCAGTAGCCGTGCGCCAAGCAAAACAGTTAACCTTTGATGTGGCTTATCAAGACATTGATGAAGCATTGATTAGCACGACGAGTGAACGTATTGCGGCAATTCGCGTATCAAGCGAAGGACAAGAAGGCTTAACAGCGTTTTTTGAAAAACGTCAACCCGCTTGGCAAGCCAATGTAGAAAAGCCAACAACATCAACAAATAAAGGCGAAGGATAA
- a CDS encoding acetyl/propionyl/methylcrotonyl-CoA carboxylase subunit alpha: MFTKILIANRGEIACRVIKTARKMGILTVAVFSDADADSLHVNMADEAVHIGGSPSRESYLLSEKVIEAAKRTGAQAIHPGYGFLSENADFCRMCAAEGITFIGPPVAAIEAMGSKSAAKNIMEKANVPLVPGYHGDDQTEAVIKKAADDMGYPVLLKATAGGGGKGMRQVWSEDEFSEGFAAAKREAKSSFGDDTMLVEKYLTQPRHVEIQVFCDNHQNAVYLFERDCSVQRRHQKVIEEAPAFSMSEELRAQMGESAIKSAQAIGYQGAGTVEFLLDIDGSFYFMEMNTRLQVEHPVTELITGQDLVEWQLRVAAGEVLPKAQHELKINGHAFEARIYAEDPNNDFLPATGTLDFLQPPLESEFVRVDTGVRQGDEVSVFYDPMIAKLIVWDESREKALQRMAKALSEYRISGVTTNIDFLYNLATSAPFVNADIDTGFIEKNQALIFHENEQALAGELPVAALYLVLHQAQLAQLAAAKTNDPFSPWNMTNAWRLNEANIHHMVLAHNGIEYPIVVEQKRQGSGSYYLITVDGKTVDCQGRIDKNTLYTSIDGYRSQATIAQNGNQISLYQQNGVFNFTHVLPDCGDNSDDDNHGGLVAPMNGTMVSVLVKAGEHVTANQPLMIMEAMKMEHTIRAQSNGVVDAIYYNDGDMVDGGAELIAFTAEEA, from the coding sequence ATGTTTACTAAAATACTAATTGCTAACCGTGGTGAAATCGCCTGTCGTGTTATTAAAACTGCTCGTAAAATGGGTATATTAACCGTTGCAGTTTTTTCTGATGCTGATGCCGACTCTTTGCACGTTAATATGGCCGATGAAGCGGTTCATATAGGTGGCTCACCATCACGCGAAAGTTACTTATTATCTGAAAAAGTTATTGAAGCGGCGAAACGTACTGGCGCGCAAGCAATACATCCAGGTTACGGTTTTCTTTCTGAAAATGCTGACTTTTGTCGCATGTGTGCCGCAGAAGGTATTACCTTTATCGGCCCTCCTGTTGCCGCTATTGAAGCGATGGGCTCAAAATCTGCCGCTAAAAACATCATGGAAAAAGCAAACGTCCCCTTAGTGCCGGGCTACCATGGTGACGACCAAACTGAAGCTGTAATTAAAAAAGCTGCCGACGATATGGGCTATCCGGTATTGCTTAAAGCGACTGCCGGTGGCGGTGGTAAAGGTATGCGCCAAGTATGGAGTGAAGACGAGTTTTCTGAAGGTTTTGCAGCGGCAAAACGTGAAGCTAAATCTTCATTTGGCGACGATACCATGTTGGTCGAAAAATACTTAACGCAGCCACGCCACGTTGAAATTCAAGTGTTTTGTGATAATCATCAAAATGCGGTTTATTTATTTGAACGTGATTGTTCAGTGCAACGTCGTCATCAAAAAGTGATTGAAGAGGCTCCTGCCTTTAGCATGAGCGAAGAGCTACGTGCCCAAATGGGTGAGTCTGCGATAAAATCAGCTCAAGCCATTGGTTACCAAGGTGCTGGCACGGTTGAATTTTTACTTGATATTGACGGTTCGTTTTACTTTATGGAAATGAACACTCGTCTACAAGTAGAGCACCCTGTTACGGAATTAATTACTGGCCAAGACTTGGTTGAATGGCAACTGCGCGTAGCTGCTGGTGAAGTTTTACCTAAAGCACAACATGAACTAAAAATTAATGGTCATGCTTTTGAAGCACGTATTTATGCTGAAGACCCAAATAATGACTTTTTACCGGCAACCGGCACCTTAGATTTTTTACAACCACCGCTTGAAAGTGAGTTTGTGCGTGTTGATACGGGTGTTCGCCAAGGCGATGAAGTTAGCGTGTTTTACGATCCAATGATTGCTAAGTTAATTGTTTGGGATGAAAGCCGTGAAAAAGCGTTGCAACGTATGGCAAAAGCATTATCTGAATACCGTATCAGTGGTGTTACCACTAATATTGATTTTCTCTACAACTTGGCCACGTCAGCTCCGTTTGTTAACGCCGACATTGATACCGGTTTTATCGAGAAAAACCAAGCGTTAATATTCCATGAAAATGAGCAAGCCCTTGCTGGTGAATTGCCCGTGGCAGCGCTTTATTTAGTGCTACATCAAGCACAACTTGCACAACTTGCAGCAGCGAAAACTAACGACCCGTTTTCACCGTGGAATATGACCAACGCATGGCGCTTAAATGAAGCAAACATACACCATATGGTATTAGCGCATAATGGCATTGAATATCCTATTGTGGTTGAACAAAAACGCCAAGGCAGCGGTAGTTATTACTTAATTACCGTTGATGGTAAAACGGTTGATTGCCAAGGTCGTATCGACAAAAACACCTTGTACACCAGTATTGATGGCTACCGTAGTCAGGCAACTATTGCACAAAACGGCAATCAAATTAGTCTTTATCAGCAAAATGGCGTGTTTAACTTCACCCATGTTTTACCTGATTGTGGTGATAATAGTGACGACGATAATCACGGCGGTCTAGTTGCACCAATGAACGGTACTATGGTGTCAGTACTCGTTAAAGCGGGCGAGCATGTAACAGCCAATCAACCGCTAATGATCATGGAAGCGATGAAAATGGAACATACCATTCGTGCCCAAAGCAACGGAGTTGTTGACGCTATTTATTATAACGATGGCGATATGGTTGACGGCGGTGCTGAGTTAATCGCTTTTACTGCTGAGGAAGCATAA
- a CDS encoding hydroxymethylglutaryl-CoA lyase has translation MTEVFTPTLPSSVKIVEVGPRDGLQNEKVQISAEDKIALIEKLADAGVNYIESGSFVSPKWVPQMSTSSDVFNGIKRKAGVTYAALTPNMKGFEAAMAVNASEVAIFGAASEAFSQKNINCSIDESLQRFEPIMQAAKAANIPVRGYVSCVVGCPYDGDIAPEQVAKVAEKLYNMGCYEISLGDTIGVGTPASVSKMIQAVSARVPVNKLAVHFHDTYGQALTNIYTALQSGIKVVDSAIAGLGGCPYAKGASGNVATEDVLYMLNGLGITTNIDFEKLLTAGWFISDKLGKAPISKVSTAYRAK, from the coding sequence ATGACTGAAGTATTTACCCCTACATTACCTTCATCAGTAAAAATAGTTGAAGTTGGGCCACGTGATGGCCTACAAAACGAGAAAGTACAAATAAGTGCTGAAGACAAAATAGCCTTGATTGAAAAGCTTGCTGATGCCGGTGTTAATTATATTGAAAGTGGTAGCTTTGTTTCACCTAAATGGGTGCCACAAATGTCGACCTCTAGCGATGTATTTAATGGCATAAAACGTAAAGCCGGTGTCACTTACGCCGCACTTACGCCAAATATGAAAGGCTTTGAAGCAGCAATGGCCGTTAATGCCAGTGAAGTCGCTATTTTTGGTGCAGCATCTGAGGCTTTTAGTCAAAAAAACATTAATTGTTCAATTGATGAAAGTTTGCAACGCTTTGAACCTATCATGCAAGCTGCCAAAGCGGCTAACATTCCTGTTCGTGGCTACGTTTCTTGTGTTGTTGGTTGCCCTTATGATGGCGACATTGCACCTGAACAAGTGGCTAAAGTGGCAGAAAAACTCTACAACATGGGCTGTTACGAAATATCACTGGGCGACACCATTGGTGTTGGTACGCCTGCAAGCGTAAGTAAAATGATACAGGCTGTCAGCGCACGTGTACCTGTCAATAAACTTGCTGTTCACTTTCATGATACTTATGGCCAGGCGTTAACCAATATTTACACCGCGTTACAAAGTGGTATTAAGGTAGTCGATAGTGCTATTGCAGGTCTGGGTGGTTGTCCTTATGCTAAAGGCGCATCAGGAAATGTTGCGACTGAAGATGTTTTGTATATGCTCAATGGTTTGGGCATAACAACCAATATTGATTTCGAGAAATTACTGACCGCTGGTTGGTTTATTAGCGACAAATTGGGTAAAGCGCCAATATCAAAAGTATCGACCGCTTATCGCGCCAAGTAA
- a CDS encoding CoA transferase subunit A, whose protein sequence is MAGFDKVVSSYEEAMAGLEDNMTVIAGGFGLCGIPENLISEIKRKGTKGLTVVSNNCGVDDFGLGILLPDRQIKKIIASYVGENAEFERQMMNGELEVELTPQGTLAEKMRAGGAGIPAFYTATGYGTPVAEGKEEREFDGRHYILEPAIKGDFAIVKAWKADRYGNLVFRKTARNFNPLAATAGKITVVEVEEIVEPGELDPDHIHTPGIYVNRLILGTFEKRIEQRTIRS, encoded by the coding sequence ATGGCAGGATTTGACAAAGTAGTGTCAAGCTATGAAGAAGCAATGGCGGGTCTGGAAGACAACATGACCGTGATTGCTGGTGGCTTTGGTTTATGCGGTATTCCAGAAAACTTAATCAGCGAAATTAAGCGCAAGGGTACCAAAGGCTTAACCGTAGTTTCAAACAACTGTGGTGTTGATGATTTTGGCCTAGGAATATTATTGCCGGATCGTCAAATCAAAAAAATAATTGCTTCTTACGTTGGTGAAAATGCCGAGTTTGAACGCCAGATGATGAACGGTGAGCTCGAAGTAGAATTAACCCCTCAAGGTACGCTGGCAGAAAAAATGCGTGCTGGCGGTGCTGGTATCCCCGCTTTTTATACGGCAACAGGCTACGGTACTCCAGTGGCTGAAGGTAAAGAAGAGCGTGAGTTTGACGGCAGACATTATATTTTAGAGCCAGCAATTAAAGGCGACTTTGCCATTGTAAAAGCATGGAAAGCCGATCGCTACGGAAATCTAGTCTTTAGAAAAACCGCACGTAACTTTAATCCTTTAGCAGCAACCGCGGGGAAAATTACCGTGGTAGAAGTTGAAGAGATTGTTGAACCTGGCGAGTTAGACCCTGATCACATTCACACCCCTGGTATTTATGTTAATCGCTTAATTTTAGGTACATTCGAAAAACGCATTGAACAGCGCACTATTCGCAGTTAG
- a CDS encoding 3-oxoacid CoA-transferase subunit B, protein MALTREQLAQRVAQELQDGYYVNLGIGIPTLVANYVPEGMEVMLQSENGLLGMGQFPTEDEIDADLINAGKQTVTMAKGASIFDSAESFAMIRGGHVDLTVLGAFEVDVNGNIASYMIPGKLIKGMGGAMDLVAGADNIIVTMTHASKHGVSKLLSNCTLPLTGKGCIKKVLTDLAFIEIKDGKFYLLERAPGVSVEEIIALTEGELVVEGDIPQMKF, encoded by the coding sequence ATGGCTTTAACAAGAGAACAACTAGCACAGCGCGTTGCACAAGAGCTACAAGATGGCTATTACGTTAATTTAGGTATTGGTATCCCAACCTTAGTGGCTAACTATGTGCCTGAAGGCATGGAAGTGATGCTTCAATCTGAAAATGGTTTATTGGGCATGGGACAATTTCCTACTGAAGATGAAATTGACGCTGATTTGATCAATGCCGGTAAACAAACAGTGACCATGGCAAAAGGCGCTTCAATATTTGACTCAGCAGAATCATTCGCCATGATCCGCGGTGGTCATGTAGATTTAACGGTCTTAGGTGCATTTGAAGTAGATGTTAACGGTAACATCGCCTCATACATGATCCCGGGCAAGTTAATTAAAGGCATGGGCGGCGCGATGGATTTAGTCGCTGGTGCTGATAATATTATCGTTACGATGACCCATGCTTCAAAACATGGCGTATCTAAATTATTGAGTAATTGTACGCTACCTTTAACGGGTAAAGGTTGTATTAAGAAAGTACTGACTGATCTCGCTTTTATCGAAATTAAAGACGGTAAGTTTTACTTATTAGAACGTGCTCCTGGTGTATCAGTCGAAGAAATCATAGCGTTAACAGAAGGTGAACTTGTTGTTGAAGGCGATATTCCGCAAATGAAGTTTTAA
- a CDS encoding DUF3718 domain-containing protein, whose amino-acid sequence MKKLLLVTTITALTMTSIISAPKAQAADIAQSVCEYIAADDKKRMRSFLKSNKLKIRNIFSGIQCNGKNLLEFAATKGSVKTGTLMISKLPKKTVSANLALIQNGSQPLIDAANDRVSS is encoded by the coding sequence ATGAAAAAATTATTACTAGTTACTACCATTACAGCTTTAACGATGACGTCTATTATATCTGCGCCGAAAGCGCAAGCCGCTGACATTGCACAAAGTGTATGTGAGTATATTGCTGCTGACGACAAAAAACGTATGCGTTCATTCTTAAAGTCGAATAAATTAAAAATTCGTAATATCTTCTCGGGTATCCAATGTAATGGCAAAAACTTGTTGGAATTCGCTGCTACTAAAGGTTCAGTTAAAACAGGTACTTTGATGATTAGTAAATTACCAAAGAAAACCGTTTCAGCTAACTTGGCACTTATTCAAAATGGATCGCAACCATTAATCGACGCTGCAAACGATCGCGTTAGCAGCTAG
- a CDS encoding patatin-like phospholipase family protein — MTNKRSYIDSNNALVLTGGGARAAYQVGVLSAIAKFMPRNHGVPFPIICGTSAGAINSTALACYASCFQLAVKKLEWVWKNLDPGRIYHTDAMRVSSHLIGGFLGNFQADYANKRARSLLNNAPLRELLESVVDFSRIDTNIRRRYLSAVSVTASSYSSGDSISFFQSEESISPWYRSKRRGEPAQLTSQHLMASAAIPLVFPSIKIKNNHLGDGSVHQLSPLSPAIHLGAEKIFIVGVEQPKEPVHAYENTPHPPTTASIAGHLLDSVFSDTLQSDIERMERINNTLSLIPDQNKKNSTGLKNIESYLINPSHDFNSIAVKYYEELPLPIRLLLRSIGINNDAESSLLSYLLFEKNYCKELINLGFNDALEQENQIRQFLDI, encoded by the coding sequence ATGACAAATAAACGTAGCTATATCGATAGTAATAATGCCTTAGTTCTCACTGGTGGTGGCGCTCGTGCGGCTTATCAGGTTGGCGTTTTATCTGCGATAGCTAAATTTATGCCACGCAACCATGGTGTTCCCTTCCCTATTATTTGTGGCACGTCAGCAGGCGCTATCAATTCAACCGCATTAGCTTGTTATGCTTCTTGCTTTCAATTAGCGGTGAAAAAATTAGAATGGGTATGGAAAAACCTTGATCCGGGTCGAATATATCACACCGACGCTATGCGTGTTTCCAGTCATCTGATCGGCGGTTTCTTAGGTAATTTTCAAGCGGATTATGCCAATAAAAGAGCAAGAAGTTTATTAAACAATGCGCCACTTAGAGAATTACTAGAAAGCGTAGTAGATTTTAGCCGTATTGATACCAATATTAGACGTCGCTATCTATCAGCTGTTTCTGTTACTGCATCAAGCTATAGCAGTGGTGATTCTATTAGTTTTTTTCAATCGGAAGAATCTATTTCACCTTGGTATAGATCCAAGCGACGTGGCGAGCCTGCGCAATTAACCAGTCAGCATTTAATGGCTTCGGCTGCTATTCCTTTAGTCTTTCCATCGATAAAAATAAAAAATAATCATCTAGGTGATGGGTCCGTTCATCAATTATCACCTTTAAGTCCCGCTATTCACTTAGGTGCAGAAAAAATATTTATTGTTGGTGTTGAGCAACCCAAAGAGCCTGTTCATGCCTATGAAAATACGCCTCATCCGCCAACAACGGCCTCTATTGCTGGGCACTTACTCGATTCTGTTTTTTCAGATACGCTACAAAGTGATATTGAGCGTATGGAAAGAATCAACAACACACTTTCGTTAATCCCAGACCAAAATAAGAAAAACTCGACCGGGTTAAAAAACATTGAATCTTATTTGATTAATCCTAGTCATGATTTCAATAGTATCGCGGTTAAATATTATGAAGAACTTCCGTTACCGATCAGATTATTATTACGTAGTATAGGTATTAATAATGACGCTGAATCGAGTTTATTAAGCTATTTATTATTTGAAAAAAATTACTGTAAAGAACTCATTAATTTGGGTTTCAATGATGCCCTTGAACAAGAGAATCAGATACGACAATTTCTTGATATTTAA